Proteins encoded together in one Halomicrobium urmianum window:
- a CDS encoding sugar phosphate isomerase/epimerase family protein, translated as MVRQDSSFVLTGFADEIAPDLETQLDVLDELGIEYLDLRSVDDTNVLDLSDGSVERIKQTLDERGFEVSSIGSPIGKVDITADFEKHRDRFERALSVAEAFETEYIRIFSYYIPEGEDPADYREEVLHRMQTKAEMAERREITLLHENEKDIYGDTAERCYDIMTAVDSPYLRAIFDPANYVEIDVQSYPDALIQQIEYVEFLHIKDAVFGKRGEIVPPGEGDASITAVLEAFKNRGFHGFVSLEPHLVDAGPKGGYSGPEAFRTASNALTDILDRLDVQYR; from the coding sequence ATGGTACGACAAGACAGTTCGTTCGTCCTTACGGGCTTTGCCGACGAGATTGCACCAGATCTGGAGACACAGTTGGACGTCCTCGATGAACTGGGGATCGAGTATCTCGACCTGCGAAGCGTCGACGACACGAACGTGCTCGACCTGTCGGACGGTAGCGTTGAGCGGATCAAGCAGACGCTCGACGAGCGGGGCTTCGAAGTCTCGTCGATCGGCTCTCCAATCGGCAAGGTAGATATCACCGCGGACTTCGAAAAGCACCGAGATCGCTTCGAGCGGGCTCTATCGGTGGCAGAGGCATTCGAGACGGAGTACATCAGGATATTCTCCTACTACATCCCGGAAGGCGAGGACCCGGCCGACTACCGTGAGGAGGTGCTGCATCGGATGCAAACGAAAGCAGAGATGGCCGAACGGCGAGAGATTACGTTGTTGCACGAGAACGAGAAAGACATCTACGGAGACACGGCGGAGCGGTGCTACGACATCATGACGGCGGTGGACTCACCTTACCTCCGAGCGATCTTCGACCCGGCGAACTACGTAGAGATCGACGTTCAGTCCTATCCCGACGCGTTGATTCAGCAGATCGAGTATGTTGAGTTCTTGCACATCAAAGACGCCGTATTCGGAAAACGGGGCGAGATAGTACCGCCTGGGGAAGGCGACGCGAGTATTACAGCGGTACTCGAAGCGTTCAAGAATCGGGGTTTTCACGGCTTCGTCTCGCTGGAACCCCATCTCGTGGATGCCGGTCCGAAAGGAGGATACAGCGGCCCCGAAGCGTTCAGAACAGCATCGAATGCGCTGACGGACATCCTCGACAGACTCGACGTCCAGTATCGGTAA
- a CDS encoding sugar phosphate isomerase/epimerase family protein produces the protein MVRTAINLYSVRELDESVEEILDRVADAGYDGVQFSGGRTWGEAGPEKIREKLDETGLEVTGAHVGIDELEDDQEATVEAYRTLGCDSVVVPYLDATEFESTDAVDQTIDRLQLLQDQLEDYNIELHYHNHDHEFVDLGEHTGFDRLIDGTSEIGFELDVGWAAAGGSDPVELLDRIGERGPLVHMKDVDLDTNTPVEIGTGDVDMEACARAASEAGADWLIYEHDFPSNPTVSIERGAEALSLLS, from the coding sequence GATCAACCTGTATAGCGTCCGTGAGCTAGACGAGTCCGTCGAAGAGATTCTCGATCGAGTCGCTGACGCAGGGTACGACGGCGTGCAGTTCTCGGGTGGTCGAACGTGGGGAGAGGCGGGCCCCGAAAAGATCCGCGAAAAGCTCGATGAAACCGGTCTCGAGGTAACCGGCGCTCACGTTGGTATCGACGAACTCGAGGATGACCAGGAAGCGACGGTCGAAGCGTACCGAACGCTCGGTTGTGACTCCGTCGTCGTTCCGTATCTGGACGCTACCGAATTCGAGTCGACTGATGCCGTCGATCAGACAATCGATCGGCTACAACTGCTCCAAGATCAACTCGAAGACTACAACATCGAGTTGCACTATCATAACCACGATCACGAGTTCGTCGATCTAGGTGAACACACCGGATTCGACAGACTCATCGACGGGACCTCGGAAATCGGCTTTGAACTCGACGTGGGCTGGGCCGCCGCGGGCGGCAGCGATCCTGTGGAACTCCTCGACCGTATCGGCGAGCGAGGGCCGCTCGTTCATATGAAAGACGTCGATCTCGACACGAACACTCCGGTCGAGATCGGCACCGGTGACGTTGACATGGAAGCTTGTGCCCGGGCCGCCAGTGAGGCCGGAGCTGACTGGCTCATCTACGAACACGACTTCCCATCGAACCCCACTGTCTCGATAGAACGCGGTGCCGAAGCTCTCTCGCTACTGAGCTAA